The proteins below come from a single Zea mays cultivar B73 chromosome 8, Zm-B73-REFERENCE-NAM-5.0, whole genome shotgun sequence genomic window:
- the LOC103636605 gene encoding jacalin-related lectin 3-like, with product MMVSIPSFYADSTGTSMSMSISIPVRFGPWGGNSGTIFDDGIYTGVRQINLTRGLVGISSMKVLYDRNGQAVWGDKRGVSGGSTRAQKVVFDFPSEILTHITGYFGSTTATMKMKMGPTVIRSLTFHTTRKSHGPFGGDEQHGTFFSSCLADGRIVGFHGRAGWYIDSVGVHVLEGKVLSQQRDDETRCSLALAAREREAGDEVVSSSSKQQQLWRRTAAGAGYYYYYIRRGERAGPDRPRTVGRGRRQAVGRRRVHRRQADVHHEDRRLHRVCPDGVRQERQVRLVHQARKRWPAADHNHTQGPRVLRSLTLVSSRGRYGPFGDEVGAYFTSATTEGKVVGFHGRCGLYLDAIGVHMQHWLGVQWAALNLVMSSVMIIGGGSLLLFGSHCQLNHGGADDLFVGWGHLSDSE from the exons CTACGCGGACAGCACCGGGACTAGCATGAGCATGAGCATAAGCATTCCAGTGAGGTTTGGACCCTGGGGTGGGAACAGTGGCACCATCTTTGACGACGGGATATACACGGGTGTCCGGCAGATCAATTTGACGCGGGGGCTAGTAGGGATATCCTCCATGAAGGTTCTCTACGACCGCAACGGGCAGGCCGTATGGGGCGACAAGCGCGGAGTCAGTGGGGGCTCTACTAGAGCTCAAAAGGTCGTGTTCGATTTCCCGTCGGAGATCTTGACGCACATAACCGGCTACTTCGGCTCGACGACGGCGACGATGAAGATGAAGATGGGCCCGACGGTGATCAGGTCGCTGACGTTCCACACGACAAGGAAGAGCCACGGACCGTTCGGGGGGGACGAGCAGCACGGCACCTTCTTCTCCAGCTGCCTGGCCGACGGGAGGATAGTAGGGTTCCACGGCAGGGCGGGATGGTACATCGACAGCGTCGGGGTTCACGTTCTGGAAGGGAAGGTGCTGTCGCAGCAGAGAGACGACGAGACGCGTTGTTCACTAGCACTAGCAGCGAGGGAAAGGGAAGCCGGAGACGAGGTGgtgagcagcagcagcaagcagcaGCAGCTCTGGAGGAGGACTGCTGCAGGCGccggctactactactactacatacgGCGTGGTGAAAGAGCCGGTCCCGATAGGCCCCGGACCGTGGGGCGGGGACGGCGGCAAGCCGTGGGACGACGGCGTGTACACCGGCGTCAGGCAGATGTACATCACGAGGACCGACGACTTCATCGGGTCTGTCCAGATGGAGTACGACAGGAGCGGCAAGTCCGTCTGGTCCACCAAGCACGGAAACGGTGGCCAGCAGCAGATCACAATCACACACAGG GGCCCAGGGTGCTGCGTTCGCTCACCCTGGTCAGCAGCCGGGGGAGGTACGGCCCGTTCGGCGACGAGGTCGGCGCCTACTTCACCTCCGCCACGACGGAGGGGAAGGTGGTGGGCTTCCACGGCCGGTGCGGCCTCTACCTGGACGCCATCGGGGTGCACATGCAGCACTGGCTCGGG GTTCAGTGGGCAGCTCTGAACCTCGTCATGTCATCTGTTATGATTATTGGCGGCGGTAGTTTGCTGCTCTTCGGGAGCCATTGtcagctt AACCACGGCGGCGCCGATGATCTGTTTGTAGGCTGGGGCCATCTCAGCGACAGCGAGTGA
- the LOC100526752 gene encoding cytokinin dehydrogenase 4b precursor (The RefSeq protein has 4 substitutions compared to this genomic sequence), producing the protein MTRCLMFMPPLFLVSSLISTVGLPVEPPAELLQLGGDVSGGRLSVDASDIAEASRDFGGLSRAEPMAVFQPRAAGDVAGLVRAASGSARGFRVSARGHGHSISGQAQAPGGVVVDMGHGGAVARALPVHSPALGGHYVDVWGGELWVDVLNWTLSHGGLAPWSWTDYLYLSVGGTLSNAGISGQAFHHGPQISNVYELDVVTGKGEVVTCSETENPDLFFGVLGGLGQFGIITRARIALERAPQRVRWIRALYSNFTEFTADQERLISLGSRRFDYVEGFVVAAEGLINNWRSSFFSPQNPVKLSSLKHHSGVLYCLEVTKNYDDATAGSVEQDVDALLGELNFIPGTVFTTDLPYVDFLDRVHKAELKLRAKGMWEVPHPWLNLFVPASRIADFDRGVSRGVLGGGTAGAGGPILIYPMNKHRWDPRSSVVTPDEDVFYLVAFLRSALPGAPESLEALARQNRRVLDFCAEAGIGARQYLPNHKAPGEWAEHFGAARWERFARLKAQFDPRAILAAGQGIFRPPGSPPLVADS; encoded by the exons ATGACGCGGTGCCTCATGTTCATGCCGCCGCTGTTCCTCGTGTCCTCCCTCATCTCCACCGTGGGGCTGCCGGTGGAGCCGCCCGCGGAGCTCCTGCAGCTCGGAGGCGACGTCAGCGGCGGGCGCCTCAGCGTGGACGCGTCCGACATCGCGGAGGCGTCGCGGGACTTCGGGGGCCTCTCCCGCGCCGAGCCCATGGCGGTGTTCCAGCCGCGCGCGGCCGGCGACGTGGCGGGCCTGGTCCGCGCCGCGTTCGGGTCGGCGCGCGGGTTCCGCGTGTCGGCGCGGGGCCACGGCCACTCCATCAGCGGCCAGGCGCAGGCGCCCGGCGGCGTGGTCGTGGACATGGGCCACGGCGGCGCCGTGGCGCGGGCGCTTCCCGTGCACTCGCCGGCGCTGGGCGGGCACTACGTGGACGTCTGGGGCGGCGAGCTGTGGGTGGACGTGCTCAACTggacgctgtcgcacggcgggctcGCGCCGCGGTCGTGGACGGACTACCTGTACCTGTCCGTGGGCGGCACCCTCTCCAACGCCGGCATCAGCGGGCAGGCGTTCCACCACGGGCCCCAGATCAGCAATGTCTACGAGCTCGACGTCGTCACag GGAAGGGAGAGGTGGTGACCTGCTCGGAGACGGAGAACCCGGACCTATTCTTCGGCGTGCTGGGCGGGCTGGGCCAGTTCGGCATCATCACAAGGGCGCGCATCGCCCTGGAACGTGCTCCCCAAAGG GTTCGGTGGATCCGGGCGCTCTACTCCAACTTCACCGAGTTCACGGCGGACCAGGAGCGCCTCATCTCCCTGGGCAGCCGCCGGTTCGACTACGTGGAGGGCTTCGTCGTCGCCGCCGAGGGCCTCATCAACAACTGGAGGTCCTCCTTCTTCTCGCCGCAGAACCCGGTGAAGCTCAGCTCGCTCAAGCACCACTCCGGCGTCCTCTACTGCCTCGAGGTCACCAAGAACTACGACGACGCCACCGCCGGGTCGGTCGAGCAG GATGTGGATGCGCTGTTGGGCGAGCTGAACTTCATCCCAGGCACGGTGTTCACGACGGACCTGCCGTACGTGGACTTCCTGGACCGCGTGCACAAGGCGGAGCTGAAGCTGCGCGCCAAGGGGATGTGGGAGGTGCCGCACCCGTGGCTGAACCTCTTCGTGCCGGCGTCCCGCATCGCCGACTTCGACCGCGGCGTCTTCCGTGGCGTGCTGGGGGGCGGCACCGCCGGCGCCGGCGGTCCCATCCTCATCTACCCCATGAACAAGCACAG GTGGGACCCGAGGAGCTCGGTGGTGACCCCGGACGAGGACGTGTTCTACCTGGTGGCGTTCCTGCGGTCGGCGCTGCCGGGCGCGCCGGAGAGCCTGGAGGCGCTGGCGCGGCAGAACCGGCGGGTCCTCGACTTCTGCGCGGAGGCCGGCATCGGCGCCAAGCAGTACCTGCCCAACCACAAGGCGCCGGGCGAGTGGGCGGAGCACTTCGGCGCCGCGCGGTGGGAGCGGTTCGCCAGGCTCAAGGCCCAGTTCGACCCGCGGGCCATCCTGGCCGCCGGGCAGGGCATCTTCCGGCCGCCGGGCTCGCCGCCGCTCGTCGCCGACTCGTGA